The genomic segment GGGATCGGTTCCTAAAACCGCACGCACCAGGGAGGCTGCGATACGCCCTTTGTTCATGAGCAGAGGAACGATGAAGAGTGTTAGACTAACGAGGACTTTAGTGAGGAAACGTAAAGCGATCTGCCAAAGGACTGCACTGCACGAGAGCAGAGAAAGCCCAGGATGTCACAGGAAAGACGTGGCCATCTTGCCCTGAGAATGGCCCTCACTCTCCACAGGAGGCAGGAGGCCGAGGGGACTGAAGAGCCCCCCATTCAACCTCCAGACTGCACCCCTCCCGCACCGCCTTCTAGAAGGAGGCTCTCCAGAGCCGCCCCAAGGCCACCACCCCAGAACAGAAGCAGCCTGCACTGGCCTTCCCTCCCTACCAGCAACTTCCTACCAACACTTCGACCTAAACCCACTCGACTCCCCCATCTTAAGATCCCCCACCTTAAAACCAAAGAGCAGAAGGCCTCCTGCCCGCCCAGCCTCTCCCAGCCACTGCCCCCTGGCTTACGCTCTGCAGCCATACCTCCCGGAAGGCCCGTCTCCTTGGGCTGTCGTGCTTCAATCCCCAGCACCCCACTCCATGGCCCCACAACTGCTCTGCAAAGGTCAAGGGTATCCTGGTTGCTGGATCCAAAGGACATGACGCCAGCCTCTCTCCTGATCACTCTCCTTCCCTTAGTTTCCAGGGCGTTCCCGGGTCTGGCTCTCCTCCGcagcccctcctctctgccctccaccccttccctgctGTGCCCCTCTTTAGGCGCCGCTTCCTAGGACCACTTCAACACAGACGTCCAGATCCTTCCCTCCTGCTTGGGGCTTTCACTTGCATCTCACTGCACATCAACTAATCCTAGGAGCCTGCCTCTCGGGCCACTGCAGAGCCACAAATTCCCGTGTCCAGAACGAACTCGTCTGCCTGCCACCCGCCACCGCCCCCAAGCCCTCTCTTCCCTGCGTGTGCTCTgcctcagggaaggtcaaggccACCACCAAGCCAAAATGCACATTCATTCTCAGCTCCTCTTCTTGCCCCCCAGTCCCTGGGCTAGCCACAAAATCCTCCTAAGCCCACCTTCAAATGCCCTCTTGGGTTACTCCTCTCCAGGCCCGCTGTGCACCCCCGTTCAGGCTACCACCACCTCTCACTGGACCCCCCAACCACTGGGACCCCCCAACTGTGGTCTCCACACCAGTCAGTGATCTGTGCAAACCACTCGGATGGTGCCACGCTCCGCTCAGTCACCGCCCTGGTGGTCAAGCCCGGCCTCCCCAGGGCCTCAAGCTGGAAGGCGGCAGGGGCAGGATGGTACCCTCCCCTGCTGACTCCAGGGCCTGCACGGCTGGCCACCAGGCCACGAGAATCCCCACTGCCTCAGAGACTACAGTACTACTCGGAGACAGAGTACTTGCTACTGGGGGGTGCTGCCTGGCCCCCGACCCAGGCTCCTCTCCCCAGTGAAGGGCTGCGTGGCTACTCTCTGAAGAAACAGCCAGGAGCTTATCAGAGATTCTCTAGCAAAGCAGCCAGGGCTGCCCATCAAAGTCTCCCACCGAGATCCCCAGATACAGTAATAACAGTTACTGCCTAACTTCAACACCCTTCAGCAGGAGGTGGTGCGCGAGAGCGCCCACTAGTGGCCTCCATACAGCAGTGCTAATGCAGGAGTAACATGGTCACTACTGCAGAGCTTGGCCTCCCTGCCCTGACAGTCAAGGGACTCACAGGGGCCTGGAGACTTCACAGCTGCCAGGAAGATGAGGGGGAGCTGCTCAGTTCTCCGCCGCAATTATTCAGTCTTTAGGGTGAAGCTCATCCAGAGTCCTGAGGTGTCCCCAAGCCCATCCTGCAGTTCAGGTGTGAAAAGCCTGGCTAGTGGCCAAGTGTCCTCTGGGGAGGACACCCATGCCCAACAACGGAGAGGGAGACTGCAGGGGAATCCAAACCTTCACAATGCGAGAGTCTCAGTTTTTACCAGGGTGAAAGGAGAGGGTGAAAATATGGAGTTAAGAGAGAACTGGAGACATTACtcggggtttaaaaaaaaaaaaagtaatgggagACTAATTGGTATCCATCAAGTTGCTTCTGGTGAAATTACAGTGGAAGTTTCTTCCACACCTGTAGAAAAACATTTACCAATcattccttttcccttccttttaccAATCAGGAAGGTACCAGCCCATCAGTGACCTTAACAATGATGCCCTAGAAACATCACAGGACCAGATACTTTTATATTATACGTGTGCAGACAGCAGCGTCCAGGTACCTGAAGACTATACTCTTCTATGTTCTTTCCGTTTCTATCCGAGAGTTTGGACCTGCTACAAAGCCAAAGGCCACAGAAATGACTTGGTAAAGAGCTGGAGAGTTAGAGCCAAGTAGACATACCTCCCCAAACTGGGGGCCTGCCAGGAGAAGGGGACTTTTCTGTCTACAGCACTGTCAGTTTCAGAGCCACAGCCTTTAAATGATATTTCGAAGGGTCATTCGGAGCTGCAAAGCCATCCTCTTCATTAAAAGGGACCTTAGAGGCTTCCCTGCTCTCCACGAGGGTGGGACCCTTCCCCACAAGCTTCCCTAAACCCCCACTCCTTCTGTAGGGCGCTGACATGCGAGTCCCCTCCGCGATTCCCCGGCCGTTACCTCGTTTGAACTCCTCCAGGACGGCGTCCAGCTTGGTGTCGTTGAAGACGAAGTGGAGTGGGTGGCTGTAGAAGCGGGTGATTGTGCTGAGCGGCGTGCAGTCTTCGGGGTCCACGAAAGCCAAGTCCTTGAGGTAGAGCATGTCCACGATGTTAGAACGCTCGTCCTCGTACACGGGGATGCGCGTGTGGCCGCTCTGCATGATGCTGGCCAGGACGCCGAAGTCCAGCACGGTGCTGGCGTCCAGCATGAAGCAGTCCTCGAGGGGCGTGAGCACGTCCTCCACGGTCCGGCAGGGCAGCACGCCCTTGCTGAGATCGCTGTAGGGGTCGCTGCCGCCGCGCGCCAGTTCCAGCACGCGCTCGCGCAGCCGCCCTGGCCGCGCCGCCAGCTCCAGCAGCTGGCCCACGGGCAGCGCCACGGGCAAGGTGAGCAGCACTGCCAGGCGGCTGAGGATCAGTGCGCGCGGCGCCAGCGCCAACGTCCAGCGCCCGCTCACGGCAGCCGGCACCACCTCGCCCACCAGGAACACGAGCCCCGCGCTGCCGAGCACTGCAGGCACTGCGCGCTGGCCGGCCGCGCGGTACAGTAGTACCGCCAGCGCCGCCTGCGCCAGGCTGGCCAGCAGCAGCAGCGCGCCCAGGGCGCAGCCGGCCCAGCGCCGCGCGGGCTCCAGGCGCCGCGCCGCCGCACGCTCCGCCTCCGAGCCGCTCTCGCGCAGCACCTGCACCTCGGCTGGCGCCAGCGCCAGCGCGCTCAGCTGCAGGCCCCGCGCCAGCGCCGCCAGCGCCAGCAGCCCCGCCGCCCCCAGGCCCAGAGCCCAGGGCGGCGCCGCCTCCTCGGCTGCCCCGCCGCCCGGCTCCACACGCACGGCCAGCAGCGCCGAATGCGGGCGCACGGCCTCGGCGCGCAGGCGCAGCAGCGCGCGCCACTCGCCCGTGGGGGCGGCCGCCTCGCCGCTCGGCTCCCCGCGCACCGCCAGCAGCGCCGAGTGCGGGCGCACAGCCTCAGCGCGCAGGCGCAGCAGCGCACGCCACTCGCCCGTGGGGGCCGCCGCCTCGTCGGACGCCGCGGCCGGCCCGCCCTCGGGGCAACCCGCCCCCTCAGGGGCCACCCAGGACCAGGAGCTGTTGGCGAAGCCCGAGCCGAAAAGGCGCAGGCGGAAGGTGGCCTCCGGAGCGGCCCGCATCTCCCCTCCGCGCGCCCACCCCGCGCCCGCCGCTCCGTCCTCCTCCAGACAGACACCCAGCACTCGCGGGCCCGACGCCGCCTCCCCGGCGGCGTTGCCCAGGCAGAGCGCGGCGAGCAACCAGCCTAGCcgacccgccgccgccgccgccgccatcgCCTGCTGCCCCCTCTCGGCCTCCCGCGCAGCCTACCCCTCCGCCTCCCCCGGGCCAATCGTCGCCAGCCCTGGCGCCTCTTCCGCCAATaggcggcgggcgggggcgggcccCAGGGTCGGACTAGGCTGCGCCGGGGAGTAAACAAGCCGCGGCGCGATCCCGGGGCGGGTCGGGGGCGTGGGGCTCTCGGCCCCGCGGGGCTCGGCCGCGACTCCCGGGGCtgcggctggggctggggctggggctggggctggggctggctggCGTCCGGAGGGCGCGGAGCGGCGAACTGGCCCCCCTCCGCGGGCGTCTGGTTCTCACCGGCAGTCGCCGCTCACCGGGAGGCCGGGCCCGTGCTTTGGGAAGTCCCTGGCTCGGGACTCGGGTCGCAGAGCGGAGCGGCGCTCCTGAAATTGCAGGCAGAGAATTCAGCCAACGGAGATGGGCCGTTTTCTCAGAAAGGGACCCCCTGAACCACTGACCTAAAGGGCGAGGAGGGCTGAAAGAACCGGTGACTGGGCATCGGAAACCAAGGTTTATTGGAAGTGTTTCTTGATCGCACCCGATTCTGCTATAGGTCTGGGACGTGACACACAGCCCCTGTCTTAAAGGAACTTGCATTCCTGCCAGGGAGAACGATGGTGAATACGTACACGCACGAAATCACTACCTCATTGGATCCTCACAGCTACTACatgttatgaatatattttaccGGAGAAAAGTGAAGCACGACTCAGACACGGATGTTGGGTTTCAACGCGACCGGCCTAATATCCTGTTCGCCATCCCAGCCACATTAGGAGATCATCCTTGGGAAAATAATTCCTAAAGACCAACAAGAACTATTCAAGAGAATCCTCCCAAAGACTGTGTGGTCCTTGACAGTGTGGAATGTTCTTCAACCTATTATATGTGAACTTCACCTGGTTGGAAGGAAATAGACAACCTGCTAACACGACTTCTCTATAGGAGTCCAGATGaaatgggtttttttaatattttctttacatttttatgtattttcaaatCTCCTAACATACATAGACTTTCATAAGGCTGTTCATGTACATGTCATTTAAAATGGTCTTTACAAGGATTCTATAGAAATTCATGTGCTGTGTCATGAAAACACTTTAAACAACAGTTTAGGCACTGTGGCTGCAATTAAGTAAAATACGTTTGTGTGGAAGGTAATGTGCAAGAATGAATAAGCCCGTGGCGAGTGACCGGCAGAAATAGTGTGTGAAAAGTTCCAGAATAAGCCGCCAGCAGTAGCAATAATGACTACTGAGCCTTTCCACTGGGCTGGCATgcctcttttgaaaaaaaaataataatagtagacTCAACCCCTTTGGTTCACACTTCTGTCTCCAAGTCCAGATAAAATGCTGACACTgagatagaatggacaacagGCTTGAAATGAGTCATGTGCCTGAAAAGTTAACTAGCAAAGACCAGTTCCAGAGGTAAGATGGGGAGAACACTCAGTATATCTAGACAGAGCTCTGACCTTTGACAAGTTACTTTTCCCCTGGTCTCGAGCTCCCTTGGAAAACAACCTGTAACTTATTTGGGAGGAGGGAAACCTTTGAGTAGAAAAACAGTTGGATCACGCTTGGAAAACACAAATAGTGAGTCAAACTGTGAGACCCAAAGACAAAGGACCCGGTACAGAGCAAACAAAGCTGCTCACAAGTGACTTTCTGTGAACAATAGAGGCCCCAGCACTACTTTGCCAGCCTCTTTCTTCCTTGGCTCTGAGTCAGTCTTTGGCCCATCATCACAGCATCAGTGGAGACACTTGTCACCGGGCATTCAGTTCCCCCACGGGCGATTTTTCCTTTCTGATCATTTGGTTCAAGACATTTCTGTGTTTTATCTAGTATTCTTGAGTTTCAAACCCATAACTATTGTGTGTGACCCCTGGCtaattccttcttctctctcaagTCTGCAAACGTCACTTCCTCCAGCTGGTTTTCCTCAACCATCTTGACTAGATTGGGTCAAGGTTATGGGAGCATTGTGCTCCCCCCGCAATAGCATCCAGTACTCAGCTTCTTGTAagacccattcattcattcaacaagtatttcctGCATCCAGTGCCTGCAATGTACCAGGTACTGTCCTAGTGCTGGGACTGCAGTGGAAGTAAGAAAGACCTTGACCTGCTGGAGGTTAAGTTCTAGTGTGAGGacaacagaaaatatacaaatccGTATTTTAATATCTGACAAtatgtgctatggagaaaaacatggCAATACAAGGAGACGGACAGAGGGACTGGGGCCAAGCTCTTTTGGCTGGGGTGATGGGGGAAGGCTTCTTCAAGGAAGTAGCATTTGAACAGAGGCTTAGATGAAGCAAGGGGGTGAGCCTCACAAAGACATGGGAGGAAGTTCCAGGCGGAGAAGACAACCTGAGGGGTTGGTGGCACCTGGCATGTAGCGAGGGCTTAAACGTGTGGAACAGATGGATGAATGAAATTTATTGTTGCCCACCTATGCACAAGACTTTGTATTTGTTATTCCTTTTATCTGAAAtgtcctccttcctttctgcctacGCAGTGCCTCCCTTTCTTTAAACATTCCCCGCCCCGAGTTGGCCCTGTCAAGCCAGGCTTACGTGAGTCCCTGGCCTGGGTGCACTCGACTGCACACACAGGCCGAGGCACCTGCGGGCAGGAGTCCGCCTGGCTGAAGCCTCGGGAGCGGATACAGTGAGGTCCCTCTCAGGCGGGCTCTCCAGCGGTGAGCGCTCCAACTGTGAAACCACAACCAGCCCCTGAGTATGGACTGAGAGGCACCTGCTGCTGTAAGACCACATGATCATACTTTTGGATCAAGCTCCTTTCTCCTTCAGCCcccaggggagagaggaggggcaaTCTGCCCATCCCAGCTGCCCCCACGCCTCTGGTGTCCGTTGTACTGGATCCCTAATGGTGGCAGTTGAGCACACTTGCCCTGTCTGTCTAGCAGCAGCTGGCACTCTCTAGCTCCGGTGACAACAGCcttgattatatatatttttgtaagttacatttctgcttcctttttaCTGCTACACAGTCCCAGAATGCTGGCCCCTTGCCCTGTCATAGGTGAGAACCAGGCACGGCCACTTCTAGCTCTATGACCGGCACCGAGTATCGACAGGACTCAAACAGGCCAACTGTAAACTCACCAAGatttatacatatttctttttttattaccaatcaaaaataaattccatatatCGTTTAGCAAATATTATCATTGTTTTGTGACAAAAGACACAAGAGTCATAACAACAAAACTCCCCGAGAGTCAAACTCATAACAATGccaaaataaatcacaaaaatatacaaattaaaatcttATGCAAAATAAATATGAGTTATTTGCTACGATGGCTGTAACTCGCCTACCCATCCAGGGGCCGTTTGCGAAGGTCTCCCTTCCACGGGAAGACACGCAGGGCTGGGCCAGGTCAGGGTACTGCTCAGCCCAGGAACGAGAGATTGGAATAGGAGGTGAAAAATTGCACTGGGAGGAGGAAGTCATCGGACCAGTAATATGTGGAAATAATCATGACCCTCTGCACAAAGTGATTATAAATGGGgacaggaagaggaggggaggcggGACCATCTCTTGAAAGTAACTGTGCGTGCAAAAAGGTAGCCGTGGAAGTGTGTGCACCTGCTCCTTTGGCTTCACACACACTCGGTTCAGGCCGTGAGTCTGCTCCACCTGGCACTCAGGTCCCAGGAACACAGCTCTGCGAGCCCCTGTGTGGACTCGGAAAGCAAGCTGCTTCTGGAGAAAACTGAGGGGTTTTCAGGCCCCAACGGGGGCCAAAGGTCTGGTGTCTTTTTTCCTTATGGCTTGAGAACCCATGGCTGTCACCACCTTCTCTGCAGACTTGTAGGAATCAATTCTGTGTCTGGAAGAACTTTAAAATGACCAGGGGCCAGTACACTTGGTGCAAGACATTTCCTGGTCCCCAACAGAGCACTTGGGGTAACAGGACTCACAGGCTGAGGAAAGGAGTGAATAAATAACACTCAGGAAGGCCTGTGGAGTCTCCCTCGCCTGATCTtgggccccccccgcccccccagcaaCTGTTCCACCCAACCAAAGGGCCACCTTGGACCTTGGTCCTACAGCCTCCCCGATGGCGGGAAGCCTGCAGCACAGGGAAAAGGTGCTGGGGCAGAACTGCGCGTGGGGCTGGGGCTCTGAGCGCCCAGGACCACGAGCTTCAGCAAAGGCCAGGACGACATCTCACACTAGGATAACACACACGTGGGGAAGACGGGGCTGCCAGCTGTGTGCCTTTTAGTTAGATCTGTAAGTGCGTGAACAAAGCCAGGTGAACCTCAGCCACAGAGGAAAGGGCATGAAGGACCTGCTTAGGTTGGCTTCCTACAACGTCCTCTTGTCCTCAGTCTCTAAGAGGCACTGGGGTTTTGGATTAGAAACCGGGAGTCCGGAAAGAAGGGCTTGGTGGGTCAGTGACTGAGACCTGACTTTCGctgtggggtgggaagggggatggAACGAATTGCTAACGACGTAGATGCCCATGACCAGGTTCCCTCCTGGCCCCAAAAGGAGCGTCGCAGACAAGTCCCCTCTAACGCAGTCGCTCCCCCAGCCTGGGGAAAAcctttggtgaaagtgaggtCAGGGCCTGGGGAGCAGGGGTTAGCAATCTTAAAGGTGTGAGACCCTGCCTAACACTTGAACTCAGCCCCATTACAAGGGGAGAGTTGTCCAGAGGGGCAGATATGAGGGACGGGGCGAGAGTCCTCAACGGAGCCCAACTCACCAGGAGAGCCCATCAGCAGAGTTCTAGGAGATTCCTGGGTCCAGCGATTACCAGGAGGAGGAGTGCTCCTCTCCGCAGTTGCGAGTGTCACGTCCCTGATCACGGTTCCCAGAATCCCTCGGCCTCGGTGACACCAGGCGAGCCTCAGCGCGTGTCCGGGCAATTGTTCTCAGCACTATTTGGTTCTTTGCTTCCTGGGAAGAACTTTCTTCCCTCCCAAGGGAAAACCTTCCTCCAGCAGGCCCGTGGGATGCCATCtctggaggaggcggaggagaaGCAGAAAGAGGAGGCTTCCTGAGTCAGGGACATAGCCAAAAAGTCCCGGCTGCGAGCAGATTATGGCTATCGCTTCCCGGGGT from the Globicephala melas chromosome 12, mGloMel1.2, whole genome shotgun sequence genome contains:
- the CNNM3 gene encoding metal transporter CNNM3 isoform X2, translating into MAAAAAAGRLGWLLAALCLGNAAGEAASGPRVLGVCLEEDGAAGAGWARGGEMRAAPEATFRLRLFGSGFANSSWSWVAPEGAGCPEGGPAAASDEAAAPTGEWRALLRLRAEAVRPHSALLAVRGEPSGEAAAPTGEWRALLRLRAEAVRPHSALLAVRVEPGGGAAEEAAPPWALGLGAAGLLALAALARGLQLSALALAPAEVQVLRESGSEAERAAARRLEPARRWAGCALGALLLLASLAQAALAVLLYRAAGQRAVPAVLGSAGLVFLVGEVVPAAVSGRWTLALAPRALILSRLAVLLTLPVALPVGQLLELAARPGRLRERVLELARGGSDPYSDLSKGVLPCRTVEDVLTPLEDCFMLDASTVLDFGVLASIMQSGHTRIPVYEDERSNIVDMLYLKDLAFVDPEDCTPLSTITRFYSHPLHFVFNDTKLDAVLEEFKRGKSHLAIVQKVNNEGEGDPFYEVLGLVTLEDVIEEIIKSEILDESEDYRDTVVKKKPVSLSAPLRQKEEFSLFKVSDDDYKVKISPQLLLATQRFLSREVDVFSPLRISEKVLLHLLKHPSVNQEVRFDESDRLAAHHYLYQRSQPVDYFILILQGRVEVEIGKEGLKFENGAFTYYGVSALTAPSSVHQSPVSSLQSIRHDPLPEPAEGTRLSAYCPDYTVRALSDLQLIKVTRLQYLNALLATRAQAVPQSPENADLQAVPGSQTRLLGDKTAAATGSSHSRPGLPAEESPGRNPGV
- the CNNM3 gene encoding metal transporter CNNM3 isoform X1, with amino-acid sequence MAAAAAAGRLGWLLAALCLGNAAGEAASGPRVLGVCLEEDGAAGAGWARGGEMRAAPEATFRLRLFGSGFANSSWSWVAPEGAGCPEGGPAAASDEAAAPTGEWRALLRLRAEAVRPHSALLAVRGEPSGEAAAPTGEWRALLRLRAEAVRPHSALLAVRVEPGGGAAEEAAPPWALGLGAAGLLALAALARGLQLSALALAPAEVQVLRESGSEAERAAARRLEPARRWAGCALGALLLLASLAQAALAVLLYRAAGQRAVPAVLGSAGLVFLVGEVVPAAVSGRWTLALAPRALILSRLAVLLTLPVALPVGQLLELAARPGRLRERVLELARGGSDPYSDLSKGVLPCRTVEDVLTPLEDCFMLDASTVLDFGVLASIMQSGHTRIPVYEDERSNIVDMLYLKDLAFVDPEDCTPLSTITRFYSHPLHFVFNDTKLDAVLEEFKRGKSHLAIVQKVNNEGEGDPFYEVLGLVTLEDVIEEIIKSEILDESEDYRDTVVKKKPVSLSAPLRQKEEFSLFKVSDDDYKVKISPQLLLATQRFLSREVDVFSPLRISEKVLLHLLKHPSVNQEVRFDESDRLAAHHYLYQRSQPVDYFILILQGRVEVEIGKEGLKFENGAFTYYGVSALTAPSSVHQSPVSSLQSIRHDPLPEPAEGTRLSAYCPDYTVRALSDLQLIKGPATADPASRRRRALGGTREFNRLAGSPRSGERTITWGTGASQGAASCQPVRIPCRPRFRWPSWTRVLAALRTRGWCQEPQQQVLPPFRRWGSAGASPPGLLPNGMKGTVPPPVAVPASL
- the CNNM3 gene encoding metal transporter CNNM3 isoform X3; translation: MAAAAAAGRLGWLLAALCLGNAAGEAASGPRVLGVCLEEDGAAGAGWARGGEMRAAPEATFRLRLFGSGFANSSWSWVAPEGAGCPEGGPAAASDEAAAPTGEWRALLRLRAEAVRPHSALLAVRGEPSGEAAAPTGEWRALLRLRAEAVRPHSALLAVRVEPGGGAAEEAAPPWALGLGAAGLLALAALARGLQLSALALAPAEVQVLRESGSEAERAAARRLEPARRWAGCALGALLLLASLAQAALAVLLYRAAGQRAVPAVLGSAGLVFLVGEVVPAAVSGRWTLALAPRALILSRLAVLLTLPVALPVGQLLELAARPGRLRERVLELARGGSDPYSDLSKGVLPCRTVEDVLTPLEDCFMLDASTVLDFGVLASIMQSGHTRIPVYEDERSNIVDMLYLKDLAFVDPEDCTPLSTITRFYSHPLHFVFNDTKLDAVLEEFKRGKSHLAIVQKVNNEGEGDPFYEVLGLVTLEDVIEEIIKSEILDESEDYRDTVVKKKPVSLSAPLRQKEEFSLFKVSDDDYKVKISPQLLLATQRFLSREVDVFSPLRISEKVLLHLLKHPSVNQEVRFDESDRLAAHHYLYQRSQPVDYFILILQGRVEVEIGKEGLKFENGAFTYYGVSALTAPSSVHQSPVSSLQSIRHDPLPEPAEGTRLSAYCPDYTVRALSDLQLIKVTRLQYLNALLATRAQAVPQSPENADLQAVPGSQTRLLGDKTAAATAC